The following proteins are co-located in the Helicobacter pylori genome:
- the dapE gene encoding succinyl-diaminopimelate desuccinylase has protein sequence MDALEITQKLISYPTITPKECGIFEYIKSLFPTFKALECGENGVKNLFLYRIFNHPKEHAEEKHAKENIKPLHFCFAGHIDVVPPGDNWQSDPFKPIIKEGFLYGRGAQDMKGGVGAFLSASLNFNPKTPFMLSILLTSDEEGPGIFGTRLMLEKLKEKDLLPHMAVVAEPTCEKILGDSIKIGRRGSINGKLILKGTQGHAAYPQKCQNPIDALASVLPLISGVLLDDGDEYFDPSKLVITNLHAGLGANNVTPASVEIIFNMRHSLKTTKESLKEYLEKVLKDLPHTLELESSSSPFITASHSKLSSVLKENILKTCHTTPLLNTKGGTSDARFFSAHGIEVVEFGVINDRIHAIDERVSLKELELLEKVFLGVLENLSEK, from the coding sequence CTACTTTTAAAGCTCTAGAGTGTGGGGAAAATGGCGTGAAAAACCTTTTTTTATACCGCATTTTTAACCACCCCAAAGAGCATGCAGAAGAAAAGCATGCAAAAGAAAATATTAAGCCCTTGCATTTTTGCTTTGCAGGGCATATTGATGTCGTGCCTCCTGGAGATAATTGGCAAAGCGATCCCTTTAAACCCATTATTAAGGAGGGGTTTTTATACGGCCGTGGGGCGCAAGACATGAAAGGAGGCGTGGGGGCGTTTTTGAGCGCGAGTTTAAATTTTAACCCTAAAACCCCTTTCATGCTTTCTATTTTACTCACAAGCGATGAAGAAGGGCCAGGGATTTTTGGCACTAGGCTTATGTTAGAAAAACTCAAAGAAAAAGATTTGCTACCCCATATGGCGGTTGTGGCTGAACCCACTTGCGAAAAAATCCTAGGCGATAGCATCAAAATCGGCCGAAGAGGCTCTATTAATGGCAAACTCATTTTAAAAGGCACTCAAGGGCATGCGGCTTACCCGCAAAAATGCCAAAACCCCATTGATGCGCTCGCTTCTGTTTTGCCCTTGATTTCAGGAGTGCTTTTAGACGATGGCGATGAATATTTTGACCCTTCAAAATTGGTTATCACCAACTTGCACGCAGGGTTAGGAGCGAATAATGTAACGCCCGCAAGCGTAGAAATTATTTTTAATATGCGCCATTCTTTAAAAACCACCAAAGAAAGTTTGAAAGAATATTTAGAAAAAGTTTTAAAAGATTTGCCTCACACTTTAGAATTAGAATCAAGCAGTTCGCCTTTCATCACGGCTTCTCATTCAAAGCTTTCCAGCGTTTTAAAAGAAAATATTTTAAAGACATGCCATACCACCCCCCTTTTAAACACCAAAGGTGGCACGAGCGATGCGCGATTTTTTAGCGCTCATGGTATAGAAGTGGTGGAATTTGGCGTTATTAATGACAGGATCCATGCCATTGATGAAAGGGTGAGCTTGAAAGAATTAGAGCTTTTAGAAAAAGTGTTTTTGGGGGTTTTAGAGAATTTAAGCGAGAAATAA
- the hcpA gene encoding Sel1-like repeat protein HcpA, producing the protein MLGSVKKTLFGVLCLGALCLRGLMAEPDAKELVNLGIESTKKQDFTQAKTHFEKACELKDGFGCVFLGAFYEEGKGVGKDLKKAIQFYTKGCELNDGYGCRLLGNLYYNGQGVSKDAKKASQYYSKSCELNHAEGCMVLGSLYHHGLGTPKDSRKALDLYEKACDLKDSPGCINAGYIYGIAKNFKEAIVRYSKACELNDGRGCYNLGVMQYNAQGTAKDEKQAVENFKKGCKSGVKEACDALKELKIEL; encoded by the coding sequence ATGCTAGGAAGTGTTAAAAAAACCCTTTTTGGGGTCTTGTGTTTGGGCGCGTTGTGTTTGAGAGGGTTAATGGCAGAGCCAGACGCTAAAGAGCTTGTTAATTTAGGCATAGAGAGCACAAAGAAGCAAGATTTCACTCAAGCTAAAACGCATTTTGAAAAAGCTTGTGAGTTAAAAGATGGCTTTGGGTGTGTTTTTTTAGGGGCGTTCTATGAAGAAGGGAAAGGAGTGGGGAAAGACTTGAAAAAAGCCATTCAATTTTACACTAAAGGTTGTGAATTGAATGATGGTTATGGGTGCCGCCTATTAGGCAATTTATACTATAATGGGCAAGGCGTTTCTAAAGACGCCAAAAAAGCCTCACAATATTACTCTAAATCTTGTGAACTAAACCATGCTGAAGGGTGTATGGTATTAGGAAGCTTATACCATCATGGCTTAGGCACGCCTAAGGATTCAAGAAAGGCTCTTGATTTGTATGAAAAAGCTTGCGATTTAAAAGATAGCCCGGGGTGTATTAACGCAGGATACATATATGGTATAGCAAAGAATTTTAAGGAGGCTATCGTTCGTTATTCTAAAGCTTGCGAGTTGAATGATGGTAGGGGGTGTTATAATTTAGGGGTTATGCAATACAACGCCCAAGGCACAGCAAAGGACGAAAAGCAAGCGGTAGAAAACTTTAAAAAAGGTTGTAAATCAGGCGTTAAAGAAGCATGCGACGCTCTTAAGGAATTAAAAATAGAACTTTAG
- the htpG gene encoding molecular chaperone HtpG, with translation MSNQEYTFQTEINQLLDLMIHSLYSNKEIFLRELISNASDALDKLNYLMLTDEKLKGLNITPSIHLSFDSQKKTLMIKDNGIGMDKNDLIEHLGTIAKSGTKSFLSALSGDKKKDSALIGQFGVGFYSAFMVASKIVVQTKKVNSDQAYAWVSDGKGKFEISECVKEEQGTEITLFLKDEDSHFASRWEIDSVVKKYSEHIPFPIFLTYTDTKYEGEGDNQKEIKEEKCDQINQASALWKMNKSELKDKDYKEFYQSFAHDNSEPLSYIHNKVEGSLEYTTLFYIPSKAPFDMFRVDYKSGVKLYVKRVFITDDDKELLPSYLRFVKGVIDSEDLPLNVSREILQQNKILANIRSASVKKILSEIKRLSKDEKNYHKFYEPFGKVLKEGLYGDFENKEKLLELLRFYSKDKEKLVSLKEYKENLKENQKSIYYLLGENLDLLKASPLLEKYAQKGYDVLLLSDEIDAFVMPGVNEYDKTPFKDASHSESLKELGLEEINDEVKDQFKDLMKAFEENLKDEIKGVELSNHLTSAVALIGDEQNAMMANWMRQMGQSVPENKKTLELNPNHAILQKLLKCEDKEQLSAFIWLLYDGAKLLEKGALKDAKSFNERLNSVLLKAL, from the coding sequence ATGTCTAATCAAGAATACACCTTCCAAACTGAAATCAACCAGCTTTTGGATTTGATGATCCACTCTTTGTATTCTAATAAAGAGATTTTTTTAAGAGAGTTGATTTCTAACGCGAGCGACGCTTTGGACAAGCTGAATTATTTAATGCTGACCGATGAGAAATTAAAAGGGCTGAATATCACGCCTAGCATTCATTTGAGTTTTGATAGCCAGAAAAAAACCTTAATGATTAAAGATAATGGTATAGGCATGGATAAAAACGATCTCATTGAACATCTAGGCACGATCGCTAAATCAGGAACGAAGAGTTTTTTAAGCGCTTTGAGTGGGGATAAGAAAAAAGATAGTGCCTTGATTGGCCAATTTGGCGTGGGCTTTTATTCAGCGTTTATGGTAGCGAGCAAGATTGTTGTTCAAACCAAAAAGGTAAATAGCGATCAAGCTTATGCATGGGTGAGCGATGGTAAGGGCAAGTTTGAAATCAGCGAGTGCGTCAAAGAGGAGCAAGGCACAGAAATCACTCTCTTTTTAAAAGATGAAGATTCTCATTTTGCGAGCCGTTGGGAGATTGATAGCGTTGTTAAAAAGTATTCTGAGCATATCCCTTTCCCTATTTTTTTAACTTACACCGATACGAAATACGAGGGCGAAGGGGATAATCAAAAAGAAATTAAAGAAGAAAAATGCGATCAGATCAATCAAGCGAGCGCTTTATGGAAAATGAATAAGAGCGAGTTAAAAGACAAAGATTACAAAGAGTTTTACCAATCGTTTGCGCATGATAACAGCGAACCTTTGAGCTATATCCATAATAAAGTGGAAGGCTCTTTAGAATACACAACGCTTTTTTACATTCCTAGCAAAGCGCCCTTTGACATGTTTAGGGTGGATTATAAAAGCGGGGTCAAACTTTATGTTAAAAGGGTGTTTATCACTGATGATGACAAAGAATTGCTACCGTCTTATTTGAGGTTTGTTAAAGGCGTGATTGACAGCGAAGATTTACCCTTAAATGTGAGCCGTGAAATCTTGCAGCAAAACAAGATTTTAGCCAATATCCGTTCGGCTTCAGTGAAAAAGATTTTAAGCGAGATTAAGCGCTTGAGCAAGGATGAAAAAAATTACCATAAATTCTATGAGCCTTTTGGGAAAGTGCTAAAAGAAGGCTTGTATGGGGATTTTGAAAACAAAGAAAAACTTTTAGAATTGTTAAGATTCTATTCTAAAGACAAAGAAAAATTGGTTTCTTTAAAAGAATACAAAGAAAATTTAAAAGAAAATCAAAAAAGCATTTACTACCTTTTAGGCGAAAATTTAGACTTACTAAAGGCGTCCCCGCTTTTAGAAAAATACGCTCAAAAAGGCTATGATGTTTTGTTATTGAGCGATGAAATTGATGCGTTTGTGATGCCAGGCGTGAATGAATACGATAAAACGCCCTTTAAAGACGCTAGCCATAGCGAGAGCCTAAAAGAGCTTGGTTTGGAAGAAATCAACGATGAGGTAAAAGATCAGTTTAAAGATTTAATGAAAGCGTTTGAAGAAAACCTTAAAGATGAGATTAAAGGCGTAGAGCTTTCTAACCATCTCACTTCAGCGGTGGCTTTAATAGGCGATGAACAAAATGCGATGATGGCTAATTGGATGCGCCAAATGGGGCAAAGCGTGCCTGAAAACAAGAAAACTTTAGAATTAAACCCTAACCATGCGATTTTGCAAAAACTCTTAAAATGCGAAGATAAAGAGCAGTTGAGCGCTTTTATCTGGTTGCTTTATGATGGGGCAAAGCTTTTAGAAAAAGGGGCTTTAAAAGACGCTAAAAGCTTTAACGAACGCCTAAATAGCGTGCTATTGAAAGCGTTGTAG